From a single Terriglobia bacterium genomic region:
- a CDS encoding FAD binding domain-containing protein codes for MPKPQRLRIVVIGGSIAGLSAGIALRCLGCDAHIYEQSPTTLRGRGGGLVVQYEMLDWMSTHGIAAPATLSIPGVERQFLDRQGRVIQHFPDSTPFTSWDAVFSQLRAAFPEDCYHYGYQCIRLSSNAAGSVVKFANGERAEGDLVIGADGLGSTVRRYLFPEVQPVYAGYVAWRGVFPESQAPAHVVEVLARRFTLFQGADFHLLSYLIPGERGELEPGARRLNWVWYWNTDRDRDLPEILRDRDGHSHRSSVPAGAVQPRHLATLRERADGYLPPVLAHLVHATPEPFIQVVYDLRTPAMYRGSVATLGDCACVVRPHTAAGTSKASGDAVALAQDMQAADFDLSIALPRWEAERLAVADRLINHGRRLARSSGLGQ; via the coding sequence ATGCCCACATTTACGAGCAGTCACCGACGACTTTACGGGGGCGCGGCGGTGGCCTCGTCGTGCAGTACGAGATGCTGGACTGGATGAGCACGCATGGCATTGCGGCACCGGCTACGCTCAGCATTCCGGGTGTGGAGCGCCAGTTTCTCGACCGGCAAGGCCGGGTCATTCAGCATTTTCCCGATTCCACGCCATTTACGTCCTGGGATGCAGTCTTTAGCCAGCTCCGCGCTGCCTTCCCCGAGGATTGTTACCACTACGGTTATCAGTGCATCCGTCTTTCCTCTAACGCGGCAGGTTCAGTCGTGAAGTTCGCGAACGGCGAGCGAGCCGAGGGAGATTTAGTCATCGGCGCGGACGGCTTGGGTTCAACAGTGCGCCGCTACCTTTTTCCAGAAGTACAGCCGGTTTACGCGGGTTACGTGGCTTGGCGGGGCGTGTTTCCAGAGTCGCAGGCACCTGCGCACGTTGTGGAGGTGCTCGCTCGCCGCTTCACGCTTTTTCAGGGCGCGGACTTCCATCTGCTCAGCTACCTGATCCCCGGCGAGCGGGGCGAGTTGGAGCCGGGCGCCAGGCGGCTGAACTGGGTCTGGTATTGGAACACCGATCGCGACCGCGACCTGCCGGAGATTCTGCGCGACCGAGACGGGCATTCGCATCGTTCGTCAGTACCGGCCGGTGCTGTGCAGCCACGTCATTTGGCCACGCTCCGGGAGCGCGCGGACGGATACCTCCCCCCCGTGCTCGCGCACCTTGTGCACGCCACGCCCGAACCGTTCATTCAAGTGGTCTACGATCTACGCACCCCCGCCATGTACCGGGGCAGTGTTGCCACCCTGGGTGACTGCGCGTGTGTTGTGCGACCCCATACCGCCGCCGGAACTTCCAAAGCTTCGGGCGACGCTGTGGCGCTGGCGCAGGACATGCAGGCGGCTGACTTTGACTTGTCCATCGCGCTACCGCGCTGGGAGGCCGAACGGCTCGCGGTGGCAGACAGGTTAATTAATCACGGCCGGCGGCTCGCTCGCAGCTCCGGACTCGGCCAATGA